The genomic window CCTCCCACAGCAGGTCTTGCGTGCCATTGCCATGATGCACGTCGAAATCGACCACGGCCACGCGTTTGAGGCCATGACGGTCCAGCGCGTGTTTCGCGGCAATCGCGATATTGCCGAACAGGCAGAACCCCATCGGGCGGCTGCCTTCCGCGTGATGCCCCGGCGGGCGGGTGGCGACAAAGGCGTTTCGGACTGCGCCTGACAGAACCTGATCAACCGCATGAAGACAGCCGCCAACGCCTTTCAGCGCAGCCTCCCACGAGCCGGGAGAGAGGGATGTATCCGCATCCAGCGCAGCAAGCCCGGCCTTGGGGATCGCGCCCCGGATCGCGGCAATATGGTCAGGCGGATGGGCCAGACGCAGGTCGGCCTCTGCCGCCATCGGGGCCTCACCTCGGATCAGCGCGGCAAATTCCGGCGCGGCAAGCGCCTCTGAAATCGCGGCCAGGCGGGCAATCTGTTCCGGGTGGCCCGGTGGCATTTCATGGGTCAGCCCGGCAGGGTTTTCGACCAGAAGGGTCGCCATCAATCGGGCACCAGCATATAGCCCGCGCCGCGCACGGTTTGCAGGTAACGTGGCTGTTTCGGGTCCGCCTCGATCTTGCGGCGCAGGCGCGTGATCTGCACATCGACCGCGCGCTCCTGGGCCTGAACGGCACCGCCTGATTTGTCGCGGCCCAGATCCTCGACCAGTTGCGCGCGGCTGACAGGTTCATGGGGGCAGGCCGAAAAAATCCGCATCAGCGCCGCCTCGGTCGCGGTCAGGCGCACATTGTCCTGCCCCTGCCACATCTCGCCCCGGTCCAGATCATAGCGGATACAGCCCAGATTAAGGACTTTCGGGGCCTCCCGCAGTTCCGCGACAACAGGCACCCGGCGCAGAATCGCATTGATCCGCAGCAGCAGTTCTTTCGGCTCGAACGGTTTTGAAAGATAGTCGTCGGCCCCGGCCTCAAACCCTTCGATCCGGTCGCTGGCCTCGCCCTTGGCGGTGAGCAGCAGGATCGGTGTGGTGAGGGTTTCACGAATGACCCTGGTCAGGCTGAGCCCGTCCTCGCCGGGCATCATCACATCCAGCACGATCAGATCAAATTCCAGCCCGGATAACAGCCGCCTTGCATGGGCCGCGTCGCGGGCGATACTGGTCAGAAATCCGTGGCGGATCAGAAATTTCTGGAGCAATCCGCGAATCCGCTCATCATCATCCACGATCAGCAGATGGGCATCGGCTTCGATCATGGCGTATGCTCCGTTGTGGTTTGGTAATGGCGGCGCAAATCCGGGTCCATCATCTGTTCCAGCACCATGCGGAACCCGGTCACCGCCTCGGGCCCCGCCGCGCGATAGGCGGCGCGCATCCGGTTGCGCTGCGCATCCGACAGGTCCCGTTCCAGTGCTGTGCCCGTCTCGGTCAGGAACAGATTCCGTTCGCGTTTGTCCCGCGTGCCGATCCGGCTTTCCACCAACCCATCCTCCACAAGGGCGCGCAGCACCCGGTTCAAAGACTGCTTGGTGACGCCGAGAATGTCGAGAAGGTTGTTCACCGTTGTGCCGGGGCTGCGATGGATGAAGTGGATCGCCCGGTGATGGGCACGGCCATAGGCATAGTTCTGCAAAATCCGATCCGGGTCTGCAGTAAAGCCGCGATAGGCGAAAAACATCGCCTCGATCCCCCGGCGCAACTGTTCATCGGTCAGAAACAGCAGGCTTTCGCCGCTGATCAGGGCGTTGGCTGTTCCGCGATCGGCCATGGTGACATCCCTTCTGCCGCACCTATACAGGGCTTTGGCTCAGTTTATGTCAGCCTTATTGACTTTCCAAGAATCAATTGATAGCGATTGCACGGTTTTGCGCAATATTATGTCCGGTGCGGCCCTATATTGCGCAACAAATATAAAAGTTGGCAATCTGA from Rhodophyticola sp. CCM32 includes these protein-coding regions:
- a CDS encoding MarR family winged helix-turn-helix transcriptional regulator, which codes for MADRGTANALISGESLLFLTDEQLRRGIEAMFFAYRGFTADPDRILQNYAYGRAHHRAIHFIHRSPGTTVNNLLDILGVTKQSLNRVLRALVEDGLVESRIGTRDKRERNLFLTETGTALERDLSDAQRNRMRAAYRAAGPEAVTGFRMVLEQMMDPDLRRHYQTTTEHTP
- a CDS encoding response regulator, encoding MIEADAHLLIVDDDERIRGLLQKFLIRHGFLTSIARDAAHARRLLSGLEFDLIVLDVMMPGEDGLSLTRVIRETLTTPILLLTAKGEASDRIEGFEAGADDYLSKPFEPKELLLRINAILRRVPVVAELREAPKVLNLGCIRYDLDRGEMWQGQDNVRLTATEAALMRIFSACPHEPVSRAQLVEDLGRDKSGGAVQAQERAVDVQITRLRRKIEADPKQPRYLQTVRGAGYMLVPD
- a CDS encoding histone deacetylase family protein, coding for MATLLVENPAGLTHEMPPGHPEQIARLAAISEALAAPEFAALIRGEAPMAAEADLRLAHPPDHIAAIRGAIPKAGLAALDADTSLSPGSWEAALKGVGGCLHAVDQVLSGAVRNAFVATRPPGHHAEGSRPMGFCLFGNIAIAAKHALDRHGLKRVAVVDFDVHHGNGTQDLLWEEPRALFISSHQMPLYPGSGAPSERGGSDNVVNLPLGPGTGGPQMRQIVQDRMLPALARFAPELVLISAGFDAHRADPLANLNWETEDFAWITREICVFAAAHCDGRVVSTLEGGYDLPALAASVATHVAVLMEQNG